A window from Solanum stenotomum isolate F172 chromosome 5, ASM1918654v1, whole genome shotgun sequence encodes these proteins:
- the LOC125865193 gene encoding pentatricopeptide repeat-containing protein At2g17033 has product MIGSILLPTPAQLLSHRLSLWNRRPRPDPWCSLSKQGHRFLSTLIATDSDDISATRHLLRKFVGSSSKHVALSTLSHLVSPTTTSHYRLCSLALPLYMEISEASWFDWNSKLVADLIALLYKLERFDEAETLVTETVSKLGSRERDLCSFYSQLIHSQSKHNSERGVLDFCTKLKLVLLRSSSVYLKQRGYASMVEGFCLIGLPRKAEELMEEMKELGLKLSKFEFRSLVYSYGKSGYLRDMKRIVVEMESMGFQLDTVSLNMVLNSFGSHNELSEVVSLLQKIEASGVPFSIRTYNSVLNSCPTISLLLQDLKSVPLSLEELMGNLDENEAVLVNILVGSSVLEETMQWKPSELKLDLHGMHLTSAYVIILQWFHQLQCKFLAENRVLPGEIIVVCGAGKHSVVRGESPVKRLIKEILLQIGCPLRIDRKNVGCFIAKGKSFMEWLSNYNATIHERIS; this is encoded by the exons ATGATTGGAAGTATCCTACTTCCGACGCCGGCACAACTGTTAAGTCACCGGCTAAGCCTCTGGAACCGCCGTCCACGGCCAGATCCTTGGTGCTCATTGAGCAAACAGGGCCACCGCTTTCTCTCCACCCTTATCGCCACCGACTCCGACGATATCTCCGCTACCCGCCACTTACTTCGCAAATTCGTTGGCTCATCTTCCAAACACGTCGCTCTCAGTACTCTATCTCACCTTGTATCTCCTACTACTACCTCTCATTATCGCCTCTGTTCTCTTGCCCTCCCC TTGTATATGGAAATCAGTGAAGCGTCATGGTTTGATTGGAACTCGAAACTAGTGGCAGACTTGATTGCATTGCTTTACAAGCTAGAGAGATTTGATGAAGCTGAAACCCTAGTTACTGAAACGGTATCTAAATTGGGAAGCCGAGAACGAGATTTGTGCAGTTTCTACTCTCAATTAATCCATTCACAATCTAAGCACAATTCGGAGAGAGGAGTTTTGGATTTTTGTACAAAACTGAAGCTTGTTCTCTTGCGTTCCTCGTCTGTTTATTTGAAGCAACGAGGGTATGCCTCAATGGTTGAAGGATTTTGTCTTATTGGATTACCGCGTAAAGCTGAGGAATTGATGGAAGAGATGAAGGAATTAGGACTGAAATTGTCAAAGTTTGAATTTAGGTCTCTAGTTTATTCATATGGGAAATCAGGATACTTGAGAGATATGAAAAGGATTGTAGTTGAAATGGAGAGTATGGGTTTTCAATTAGATACAGTTAGCTTGAATATGGTGCTTAATTCATTTGGATCTCACAATGAGTTGTCAGAAGTGGTTTCGTTGCTCCAAAAAATCGAAGCTTCAGGTGTTCCATTTTCTATTAGAACTTACAATTCAGTTTTGAATTCCTGCCCAACAATTAGTCTATTACTGCAAGATCTGAAGAGTGTCCCTCTTTCTTTGGAAGAGTTAATGGGCAATCTGGATGAGAATGAAGCGGTTTTGGTTAATATATTGGTTGGATCCTCGGTTTTGGAGGAGACAATGCAGTGGAAGCCTTCAGAGTTGAAGTTGGACTTGCATGGAATGCATTTAACCTCTGCTTATGTGATCATATTACAATGGTTTCATCAGCTTCAATGCAAGTTTCTTGCTGAAAATCGTGTTCTTCCAGGTGAAATCATAGTGGTGTGTGGAGCAGGAAAACACAGTGTTGTTAGAGGAGAATCCCCTGTGAAACGGTTGATCAAGGAAATACTACTGCAGATTGGATGTCCACTCAGGATTGATAGGAAGAACGTTGGATGTTTCATTGCTAAGGGAAAAAGTTTCATGGAGTGGTTATCAAATTATAATGCCACTATACATGAAAGGATATCATGA
- the LOC125865190 gene encoding mechanosensitive ion channel protein 6-like translates to MDQLSSSLKKSLTPHGSYKKVSAAHDIENQPILAHRSPEGPSASSSINSSSLTTRSSIDLNDRREVIVKIDGGEKNNGNEHNVLWHETSYEFWREEMNNGPQNNVPKTFQRGKDMSEDPPSRLIGQFLNKQRAVGCEMALDMDMEMDELRSQPKPENDHSAAGSSPLINFPPDHTHNHSHTTSRELRVSFQDPSPSSNVVDIEPDQPYNNDSSSDEEDGAISDATPNEQKHLNRRRTINMNNSPDDNNNSNTAYYTPKNGAGESDQVLRCTSFQRRASVLGRVKTKSRLIDPPPDIPERRSGKIGKSGQLKSGVLGRTSGMLKPPEEEDDDPLFDEDLPEEFKKGKVDCWTLLQWISLIVIGTALICTLTIPLLKSRILRGLHLWKWLVLVLVLICGRLLSGWVIRLVVFCIERNFLLRKRVLYFVYGVRKPVQNCLWLGLVLIAWHSMFDQKVDTTNKFLGYINKLMICMLIGTMLWLVKTLMVKVLASSFHVSTFFDRIQESLFNQYVIETLSGPPLLEIHRSQEEEDRTLAEVWKLQNIAGAQLPPELRPPLAPRYSSKGASVNGGQTPTPKPSRTVSIAISGPLSKNPDELNQGISIDHLHKLNPKNISAWNMKRLIKIVRYGVISTLDEQIHDTKREDDSTTQIRSEYEAKVAARKIFRNVAKPRSKFIYLKDLSSFLREEEALKTMNLVEGSPDREKISKASLKNWVVNAFRERRALALTLNDTKTAVNKLHQMVNVLVSIIILVICLVILGIATSKFLLFISSQVVVVAFVFGNTCKTIFESIIFLFVMHPFDVGDRCEIDAVQMIVEEMNILTTVFLRFDNQKIIYPNSTLLTRPIGNYYRSPDMGDSVDFTVHISTPAEKIAAMKQRIISYIENKKDHWYPSPSVVLMNLEDLNRLKLSVWIRHRVNHQDMGERWNRRAQLIEEMIKVFKEFDIEYRLYPIDINVRGMPPITSNRVPSTWPTAGN, encoded by the exons ATGGATCAACTTTCTTCATCTCTCAAGAAATCATTAACACCACACGGTTCTTATAAGAAGGTCTCTGCTGCCCACGATATCGAAAACCAACCTATACTGGCTCATCGAAGCCCGGAAGGCCCGTCTGCTTCCTCCTCCATCAACTCCTCCTCGTTGACAACAAGGTCCTCCATTGATCTTAATGATCGACGAGAGGTCATTGTCAAGATTGATGGTGGAGAAAAAAACAATGGAAACGAACATAATGTGTTATGGCACGAGACGAGTTATGAATTTTGGAGAGAAGAAATGAATAACGGGCCCCAAAACAACGTCCCGAAGACATTCCAGCGTGGCAAGGACATGTCTGAGGATCCACCCTCCAGACTAATTGGACAGTTCTTGAATAAACAGAGAGCTGTTGGATGTGAAATGGCATTGGACATGGACATGGAAATGGATGAACTGAGGAGTCAACCGAAACCTGAAAATGATCATAGCGCTGCTGGATCCAGTCCCCTAATAAATTTCCCCCCTGATCACACACACAATCATAGTCATACGACATCAAGAGAACTTAGAGTTTCATTTCAGGATCCGTCACCATCTAGTAACGTGGTTGACATCGAGCCTGACCAACCTTATAATAATGATTCATCGAGCGATGAAGAGGATGGTGCAATTAGTGATGCAACACCCAATGAGCAAAAGCATCTTAACCGAAGAAGGACCATAAACATGAATAATTCTCCAGATGATAATAATAACAGCAACACTGCTTATTACACTCCTAAAAATGGTGCTGGTGAAAGTGATCAGGTGCTAAGGTGCACTTCGTTTCAAAGAAGAGCGAGTGTATTAGGGAGAGTAAAGACAAAATCAAGGCTAATTGACCCGCCACCTGATATACCTGAGAGGAGATCAGGAAAAATAGGAAAATCTGGTCAATTAAAATCTGGAGTGTTAGGAAGAACTTCGGGGATGCTAAAGCCACCAGAGGAGGAAGATGACGATCCATTATTCGATGAAGATCTTCCAGAGgaatttaaaaagggaaaagtcGATTGCTGGACGCTGTTACAATGGATAAGTCTTATTGTAATTGGTACAGCTTTAATCTGCACACTTACTATTCCTTTGTTGAAGAGCAGAATATTAAGAGGACTTCATTTGTGGAAATGGTTAGTTTTGGTTCTTGTTTTAATATGTGGGAGATTGTTATCAGGATGGGTGATTCGGTTAGTTGTGTTCTGTATTGAGAGGAATTTTCTATTGCGGAAAAGGGTACTATATTTCGTTTATGGTGTTAGAAAACCTGTCCAGAATTGTCTTTGGTTAGGGTTGGTTTTAATTGCTTGGCATTCCATGTTTGATCAGAAAGTTGATACAACTAATAAGTTCTTGGGGTACATCAATAAACTGATGATATGTATGCTAATTGGGACAATGTTATGGCTGGTGAAAACTCTCATGGTTAAAGTCCTAGCATCTTCATTTCATGTTAGTACTTTCTTCGATCGAATTCAAGAGTCATTGTTCAATCAGTATGTGATTGAGACATTATCAGGTCCGCCTTTGCTTGAAATCCATCGATCTCAAGAAGAAGAGGACAGAACATTGGCTGAAGTTTGGAAGCTACAGAATATTGCAGGGGCACAGTTGCCACCAGAACTTAGGCCCCCACTTGCTCCTCGATACAGTAGTAAAGGTGCAAGTGTTAATGGTGGGCAAACACCAACACCAAAACCATCAAGAACAGTAAGTATCGCCATTTCTGGTCCCTTGTCAAAAAATCCAGATGAACTGAACCAAGGGATATCCATTGATCATTTGCATAAGTTGAATCCCAAGAATATTTCAGCTTGGAATATGAAGAGATTGATTAAAATAGTAAGATATGGGGTAATATCTACGTTGGACGAGCAAATACACGATACCAAAAGAGAAGATGATTCTACTACACAGATAAGAAGTGAATATGAGGCCAAAGTTGCTGCCAGGAAAATATTCAGAAATGTTGCCAAGCCTAGGTCCAA GTTCATCTATCTGAAGGACTTAAGTAGCTTCTTGCGAGAAGAAGAAGCTTTGAAGACTATGAATCTTGTGGAAGGATCACCAGACAGAGAAAAGATCAGTAAAGCATCACTCAAGAACTGGGTG GTGAATGCATTCAGAGAACGGAGAGCTCTAGCTTTGACGCTAAATGATACAAAAACAGCAGTGAACAAACTTCATCAGATGGTGAATGTTTTAGTCAGCATCATCATTCTGGTCATCTGCCTTGTGATTTTAGGGATCGCAACCAGCAAGTTCTTGCTCTTCATCAGCTCTCAAGTCGTTGTTGTGGCATTTGTATTTGGAAACACATGCAAAACCATATTTGAatctattattttcttatttgtgaTGCATCCCTTTGATGTGGGCGACCGATGTGAGATTGATGCAGTTCAG aTGATTGTCGAAGAGATGAATATTTTAACTACCGTCTTTCTGAGGTTTGACAACCAAAAGATAATATATCCAAATAGCACTCTTTTAACACGACCTATTGGCAATTACTACCGCAGTCCTGATATGGGAGACTCGGTTGATTTTACGGTCCACATTTCTACACCAGCAGAGAAAATTGCTGCTATGAAACAAAGAATAATCAG TTATATTGAGAACAAGAAGGACCACTGGTATCCCTCTCCTTCGGTGGTGTTGATGAACCTAGAAGATCTAAACAGGTTGAAACTTTCTGTATGGATCAGACATAGAGTTAACCATCAGGACATGGGAGAGAGATGGAACAGACGAGCTCAATTGATTGAGGAGATGATTAAAGTTTTCAAAGAGTTCGACATTGAGTACCGCCTATATCCCATTGACATCAATGTTCGTGGTATGCCTCCCATTACCTCCAACAGGGTTCCCTCAACTTGGCCTACTGCTGGGAATTAA
- the LOC125865191 gene encoding serine/threonine-protein kinase STY46-like, giving the protein MVMEDTGSCGSRVVDSAPANSRQHRKKLEVYNEVLRRLKESNNDEAQQPGFDDELWAHFNRLPTRYALDVNVESAEDVLTHKRLLHLAHDPANRPAFDVRLVQVTPVPDGNSADPVPFHSATKEISRSVLPLPAFGSSPNLEALALEASKSEVQDEDVTVTCGNLLRPMHEITFSTDDKPKLLSQLTSLLAELGLNIQEAHVFSSVDGYSLDVFVVDGWPYEEIEQLRMALKREILKIEKSSPSQSPSESFRKENKTLIKCELDPVTIPCDGVDVWEIDHQLLKFGNKIASGSYGDLYKGTYCSQEVAIKILKSERLNTELQKEFAQEVYIMRKVRHKNVVQFIGACTRPPNLCIVTEYMSGGSVYDYLHKQKGSFKFPTLLKVAIDVSKGMNYLHQNNIIHRDLKAANLLMDENEVVKVADFGVARVKAQTGVMTAETGTYRWMAPEVIEHKPYDHKADIFSFGVLLWELMTGKLPYEYLTPLQAAIGVVQKGLRPAIPKHTHPKIAELLEKCWQRDPTSRPDFPEIIETLQQVAKEVADEEDDRRKEKPSGGFFSVLRRGHH; this is encoded by the exons ATGGTGATGGAGGATACGGGGAGTTGTGGTAGTAGAGTGGTGGATTCAGCGCCGGCGAACAGCCGGCAACACAGAAAAAAGTTGGAGGTTTATAATGAGGTTCTTCGTAGACTCAAGGAATCTAATAACGATGAGGCTCAACAGCCTGGTTTTGATGATGAGCTTTGGGCTCACTTTAATCGTCTTCCTACTAG GTACGCGTTAGATGTGAATGTTGAAAGTGCAGAAGATGTACTCACGCACAAGCGGTTATTACATCTCGCACATGATCCGGCTAATAGACCGGCCTTTGATGTCCGGCTGGTGCAG GTTACTCCAGTTCCTGATGGAAACTCAGCAGACCCTGTTCCATTTCACTCTGCAACCAAGGAAATTAGCCGAAG TGTCCTTCCTCTACCTGCCTTTGGTTCTTCCCCTAATCTCGAAGCACTTGCTCTTGAAGCTAGCAAATCTGAAGTTCAAGATGAGGATGTTACTGTCACTTGTGGAAATTTGTTACG GCCAATGCATGAAATTACGTTTTCAACTGATGACAAGCCCAAGCTCCTCAGCCAG TTAACTTCATTACTAGCCGAGCTTGGGCTGAACATCCAGGAAGCACATGTATTTTCCTCTGTTGATGGCTACTCCCTAGATGTTTTCGTTGTTGATGGTTGGCCCTATGAG GAAATTGAGCAGCTTCGAATGGCATTGAAAAGGGAAATTCTGAAGATTGAG AAATCTTCACCTAGTCAAAGTCCATCAGAATCTTTTAGAAAGGAGAACAAAACACTCATCAAATGTGAACTTGATCCTGTGACAATACCTTGTGATGGCGTTGATGTCTGGGAAATTGATCATCAGCTTCTCAAATTTGGCAACAAGATTGCTTCTGGTTCATATGGTGACTT ATACAAAGGTACATACTGCAGTCAGGAAGTAGCTATCAAGATCCTCAAATCTGAGCGCTTGAACACAGAATTGCAAAAGGAGTTTGCCCAAGAAGTTTATATCATGAG AAAAGTTCGTCATAAAAATGTTGTCCAATTCATAGGGGCATGTACCAGGCCTCCAAACTTGTGTATAGTAACAG AGTACATGTCTGGAGGAAGCGTGTATGACTACTTACACAAACAAAAGGGCAGTTTCAAATTCCCTACTTTGCTCAAAGTAGCAATTGATGTGTCAAAAGGGATGAATTACCTGCACCAGAATAACATCATACACAGAGACTTGAAGGCTGCCAATCTTCTGATGGATGAAAATGAA GTTGTTAAAGTGGCTGATTTTGGTGTTGCCAGAGTGAAGGCACAAACTGGTGTCATGACGGCGGAGACAGGGACTTATAGATGGATGGCCCCTGAG GTTATAGAACACAAGCCATATGATCACAAAGCAGATATTTTCAGTTTTGGGGTTCTGTTATGGGAATTGATGACTGGAAAG CTGCCATATGAGTACTTGACCCCACTACAAGCTGCCATTGGAGTTGTCCAGAAG GGGTTGCGACCTGCTATTCCCAAACATACTCATCCAAAAATTGCTGAGTTACTGGAGAAATGCTGGCAACGAGATCCAACATCAAGGCCTGATTTTCCTGAGATAATAGAGACATTGCAGCAAGTAGCAAAAGAG GTTGCAGATGAGGAAGATGATCGCCGGAAGGAGAAGCCATCTGGAGGATTCTTTTCGGTCCTCAGACGTGGACACCACTAA
- the LOC125865197 gene encoding 24-methylenesterol C-methyltransferase 2-like produces the protein MDSLALFATASLIAVSLYWFVCILGSAEQKGKRAVELSGGSIAKENVQDKYKQYWSFFRRPKEIETTENVPDFVDTFYNLVTDIYEWGWGQSFHFSPSIPGKSDRECTRIHEERAVDLLGVKPGARILDAGCGVGGPMRAIAAHSGANIVGITINEYQVNRARLHNKKAGLDSLCEVVCGNFLEMPFDDNSFDGVYSIEATCHAPKLEEVYREIYRVLKPGSLYVSYEWVTTELFNSDDPEHVEIIHGIERGDALPGLRKYSDIFQVAKKVGFEVIDEKDLAKPPSNPWWTRLQMGKIAYWRNHIVVTVLSWLGIAPKGTVDVHKMLVETADYLAKGGDKGIFSPMHMILCRKPEEN, from the coding sequence ATGGATTCTCTAGCTCTCTTCGCCACGGCTTCTCTTATCGCCGTTAGCCTCTACTGGTTCGTATGCATTCTTGGCTCCGCCGAGCAAAAGGGCAAACGCGCTGTCGAACTCTCCGGTGGTTCTATCGCCAAAGAGAACGTTCAAGACAAATACAAACAATACTGGTCTTTCTTCCGTCGTCCTAAAGAAATCGAAACTACCGAAAATGTCCCTGATTTTGTAGACACTTTCTACAATCTCGTTACTGATATTTACGAATGGGGATGGGGtcaatcttttcatttttccccTTCTATCCCTGGAAAATCTGATCGTGAATGCACACGCATTCACGAAGAGAGGGCTGTGGATCTGTTAGGTGTAAAGCCCGGAGCCCGAATTCTAGATGCGGGCTGCGGGGTTGGCGGGCCTATGCGGGCCATCGCAGCTCATTCAGGTGCTAATATTGTTGGTATCACTATTAACGAGTATCAAGTAAATAGGGCTCGACTCCACAATAAGAAAGCGGGACTTGACTCATTATGTGAAGTTGTGTGTGGGAATTTTCTAGAAATGCCTTTTGATGACAACAGTTTTGATGGAGTTTATTCAATTGAAGCAACATGTCATGCACCAAAACTCGAAGAAGTGTACAGAGAGATATACAGGGTATTAAAACCCGGATCCCTGTACGTTTCGTATGAATGGGTTACAACTGAATTGTTCAATTCGGATGATCCCGAACATGTGGAGATTATTCATGGTATTGAAAGGGGTGATGCCTTGCCTGGATTGAGAAAATATAGTGATATATTTCAGGTTGCTAAGAAAGTGGGATTTGAAGTTATTGATGAGAAAGATTTAGCTAAGCCACCATCGAACCCATGGTGGACGAGGCTGCAGATGGGGAAAATTGCGTATTGGAGAAATCATATTGTGGTTACAGTGCTTTCTTGGCTTGGAATTGCACCTAAGGGTACAGTAGATGTGCACAAGATGTTGGTTGAGACAGCTGATTATTTGGCTAAAGGTGGTGATAAAGGGATTTTTAGTCCTATGCATATGATTCTCTGCAGAAAGCCTGAAGAAAACTAG